One window of Streptomyces sp. FIT100 genomic DNA carries:
- a CDS encoding carbohydrate kinase family protein, whose translation MTDPGAYADGPPGPGPHGSGAGGRGEAGSGGGAGSGGGAGSGALLVIGDVATDVVARHGGALSHGTDTAAEIRTLPGGAGANAACWAAYSGCADVRLLGRVGGESASWHDRHLRRSGVRPLLVSDPEARTATVVALVDARAERTFLTDSGAALRISPADWSPALLDGVGRLHLSGYLFFAAPSRELAVRALADARERGIPVSVDPASAGFLTAVGVDRFLAASEGADVLLPNADEARLLTGVPDVAEAAAELSRRAPLAVVTLGAEGALVAESGAVTGRVPPVRAAAVDSTGAGDAFTGAFLAAFLAGADPAAAAGEGCRAGARAVTLYGGRPPDPDGSGPQPPRR comes from the coding sequence GTGACCGACCCGGGCGCGTACGCGGACGGTCCGCCGGGCCCCGGCCCGCACGGCAGCGGAGCGGGCGGCCGGGGCGAAGCGGGCAGCGGAGGCGGAGCGGGCAGCGGAGGCGGAGCGGGCAGCGGCGCGCTGCTCGTCATCGGCGACGTGGCCACCGATGTGGTGGCGCGACATGGCGGAGCGCTCTCGCACGGTACCGACACGGCCGCCGAGATACGCACCCTCCCGGGCGGTGCGGGCGCCAACGCCGCCTGCTGGGCCGCGTACTCGGGCTGCGCGGACGTACGGCTCCTCGGCCGGGTCGGCGGCGAGAGTGCGTCGTGGCACGACCGGCATCTGCGCCGTTCGGGGGTGCGGCCGCTGCTGGTGTCCGATCCCGAGGCGCGGACCGCCACGGTCGTCGCGCTCGTCGACGCCCGCGCCGAGCGCACCTTCCTCACCGACAGCGGGGCGGCCCTGCGGATCTCCCCCGCCGACTGGTCGCCCGCCCTGCTCGACGGGGTCGGCCGACTCCATCTCTCCGGCTATCTCTTCTTCGCGGCCCCCAGCCGGGAACTGGCCGTCCGCGCCCTGGCGGACGCCCGCGAGCGGGGCATCCCGGTGAGCGTGGACCCGGCTTCCGCGGGCTTCCTCACCGCGGTCGGCGTGGACCGCTTCCTCGCCGCGTCGGAGGGCGCCGACGTGCTCCTGCCCAACGCCGACGAGGCCCGGCTGCTCACCGGCGTCCCGGACGTGGCCGAGGCCGCCGCCGAGCTGAGCCGTCGGGCGCCGCTGGCCGTCGTCACGCTCGGCGCCGAGGGGGCGCTGGTGGCCGAGTCGGGTGCGGTGACGGGCCGTGTCCCGCCGGTCCGTGCTGCGGCGGTCGACTCGACGGGTGCGGGCGACGCCTTCACCGGCGCGTTCCTCGCCGCGTTCCTGGCGGGCGCGGATCCGGCGGCCGCGGCCGGGGAGGGCTGCCGCGCGGGCGCGCGGGCGGTCACCCTGTACGGCGGCCGGCCGCCGGACCCCGACGGCAGCGGACCGCAGCCGCCACGACGGTGA
- a CDS encoding uridine kinase produces MRLEPITWERLTEAVADRLLETEAADGGPWLRVAVDGAPAAGTGAAAGALADALRLRGRSVLVVGADGFLRPASLRYEHGREDPDTYYVGWFDTGALWREVFGPLEPGGSGRVLPDLWDPVTDRATRSPHRELPPGGVLVLHGPLLFGHWFPFDLTLHLRLSAGALHRRTDEAQRWTLPAFERYEREVDPVKAAELVVRADDPRHPAWNAPWGSA; encoded by the coding sequence GTGCGACTCGAACCGATCACCTGGGAACGGCTGACCGAAGCCGTTGCCGACCGGCTCCTGGAGACCGAGGCGGCCGACGGCGGCCCCTGGCTTCGCGTCGCCGTCGACGGCGCCCCCGCCGCCGGGACCGGTGCCGCGGCCGGAGCCCTCGCCGACGCACTGCGGCTGCGCGGCCGTTCGGTGCTGGTGGTCGGCGCGGACGGATTTCTGCGGCCCGCGTCCCTGCGGTACGAGCACGGGCGTGAGGACCCCGATACGTACTACGTGGGCTGGTTCGACACGGGCGCCCTGTGGCGCGAGGTGTTCGGACCGCTGGAGCCGGGCGGCTCGGGACGGGTGCTGCCGGATCTGTGGGACCCGGTCACCGACCGCGCGACCCGCAGTCCGCACCGCGAACTGCCGCCCGGCGGTGTGCTGGTGCTGCACGGACCGCTGCTGTTCGGCCACTGGTTCCCCTTCGATCTGACACTGCACCTGCGGCTCTCGGCGGGCGCACTGCACCGCCGCACCGACGAGGCGCAGCGGTGGACGCTGCCCGCGTTCGAACGGTACGAGCGCGAGGTGGACCCGGTGAAGGCCGCCGAACTCGTCGTCCGCGCCGACGATCCGCGCCACCCGGCGTGGAACGCCCCGTGGGGGAGCGCCTAG
- a CDS encoding DUF2293 domain-containing protein, with protein MDPLVVVEPLKQRHCAECRRGPLERMVLECEAPRCLDCADLGHLVFLPRGNAALTRRAREASSLWAVVVRHNKRRTRDERQGLLVEEAALARAEAACLADADVRARRRERDAARRAAEDVRFTGTLTAEILRLFPSCPLDRALDIAAHTSVRGSGRVGRTAAGRALDEGAVTAAVRASVRHLDTPYDALLMQGVPRHEARARLAPAIEAVLAAWRVEPA; from the coding sequence ATGGATCCGCTGGTGGTGGTCGAGCCGCTGAAACAGCGCCACTGTGCCGAGTGCCGACGCGGTCCGCTGGAGCGGATGGTCCTGGAGTGCGAGGCTCCGCGCTGTCTGGACTGCGCCGACCTCGGGCATCTGGTCTTCCTGCCCCGCGGGAACGCGGCGCTGACCCGCCGCGCACGGGAGGCGAGTTCCCTCTGGGCCGTCGTCGTACGGCACAACAAGCGCCGTACGCGTGACGAGCGCCAGGGCCTGCTCGTCGAGGAGGCCGCGCTGGCACGGGCGGAGGCGGCGTGCCTGGCCGACGCCGACGTCCGTGCCCGTCGCCGGGAGCGTGACGCGGCTCGGCGGGCGGCGGAGGACGTGCGCTTCACCGGCACCCTCACCGCGGAGATCCTGCGGCTCTTCCCGTCCTGTCCGCTCGACCGGGCGCTGGACATCGCGGCGCACACCTCGGTGCGCGGCAGCGGACGCGTGGGCCGCACCGCTGCCGGCCGCGCCCTGGACGAGGGCGCGGTCACGGCGGCGGTGCGTGCGTCCGTACGCCATCTGGACACGCCGTACGACGCGCTGCTCATGCAGGGGGTGCCCCGGCATGAGGCCCGTGCGCGTCTGGCGCCGGCGATCGAGGCGGTCCTTGCGGCTTGGCGCGTGGAACCGGCGTAG
- a CDS encoding chaplin, with amino-acid sequence MRLMRRTGLVAAMVTGGALAAAGAAHADSSARGDATGSPGLLSGNSVQLPVHVPVNVCGNTVNVIGLLNPTAGNSCENKGSSGGGAVAEGRPKDSPGILSGNGIQAPVDVPVNVTGNSVNVVGVANPSVGNSSSNSSRPPARPRPSQPPTARPVTPVQHEPQQGPVRLAETGTPEGIGLAVPAGAALILGGAVLYRRFRATA; translated from the coding sequence ATGAGGCTGATGCGCCGAACAGGTCTGGTCGCAGCAATGGTCACGGGTGGCGCCCTCGCCGCTGCCGGGGCCGCACATGCCGATTCGTCCGCGCGGGGGGACGCGACCGGGTCACCGGGCCTGCTCTCCGGGAACTCCGTGCAGCTCCCGGTGCATGTCCCGGTCAATGTGTGCGGCAACACGGTCAATGTGATCGGCCTGCTGAACCCGACGGCCGGCAACAGCTGCGAGAACAAGGGAAGCAGCGGCGGCGGAGCCGTCGCCGAGGGGCGCCCGAAGGATTCCCCCGGGATCCTCTCCGGCAACGGGATCCAGGCGCCGGTCGACGTGCCCGTGAATGTCACCGGCAACTCCGTCAACGTCGTCGGCGTCGCTAACCCGTCCGTCGGCAACTCGTCGTCCAACTCGTCCAGGCCGCCGGCCAGACCGAGGCCGTCGCAGCCGCCGACGGCACGGCCCGTGACGCCCGTCCAGCACGAGCCCCAGCAGGGCCCGGTGCGGCTCGCCGAGACCGGCACGCCCGAAGGCATCGGCCTGGCCGTGCCCGCCGGCGCCGCCCTGATCCTCGGCGGTGCGGTGCTCTACCGCCGCTTCCGGGCCACGGCCTGA
- a CDS encoding amidohydrolase, producing the protein MTGEHASGPADLVVEGCTVLVHDQGGGIRFEEDSAVVVRDRVIEAVTSAREAAERPARERIDARGRLAMPGLINCHTHAPMAALRGIAEDVPVEEWFNDWIWPIESNLTDDIVELGALLACAEMISAGVTAFADHYFAMDRVADAVVHSGLRANLGWAYFSSQGPEGRERSLDFALRRAGDADGRITTSLAPHAPYTVDDADLEATAELAREHALPVHVHAAENRAQTDSSLERYGRTPVGALHRAGLLDVDILIAHGTGIVEQDLPLLQQGGGRIGIATAPKGYLKFGWDTTPIRALHAIGIPVGLATDGAASNNTLDVWESMTLTALVQKSAERDPRWLTARQALDHATAQSARVTGLGEQVGALAPGRRADLILVDLTGPHVRPLHDVAAALVFSARSADVLTTIVDGRVLMRDRRLLTLDVEAIAGELGARLPDLIDRGHGRRIQEYDAGR; encoded by the coding sequence ATGACGGGTGAGCACGCGAGCGGCCCCGCCGATCTCGTCGTCGAGGGATGCACCGTGCTGGTGCACGATCAGGGCGGCGGGATCCGGTTCGAGGAGGACAGCGCCGTCGTCGTGAGGGACAGGGTCATCGAGGCGGTCACCTCCGCCCGCGAGGCTGCCGAGCGCCCCGCACGTGAACGTATCGACGCACGCGGCCGGCTGGCCATGCCCGGGCTGATCAACTGCCATACGCACGCCCCGATGGCGGCCCTGCGCGGTATCGCGGAGGACGTGCCGGTGGAGGAGTGGTTCAACGACTGGATCTGGCCCATCGAGAGCAACCTCACCGACGACATCGTCGAGCTCGGCGCGCTGCTCGCCTGCGCCGAGATGATCAGCGCCGGAGTCACCGCCTTCGCCGACCACTACTTCGCCATGGACCGGGTCGCCGACGCGGTCGTACACAGCGGGCTGCGGGCCAACCTGGGCTGGGCGTACTTCTCCAGCCAGGGCCCCGAAGGGCGCGAGCGCTCCCTCGACTTCGCCCTGCGCCGGGCCGGCGACGCCGACGGCCGCATCACCACCTCCCTGGCGCCCCATGCTCCGTACACCGTCGACGACGCCGACCTCGAAGCCACCGCCGAGCTGGCCCGCGAGCACGCGCTGCCCGTCCATGTCCACGCGGCCGAGAACAGGGCGCAGACCGACAGCAGCCTCGAACGGTACGGCCGCACGCCCGTCGGGGCCCTGCATCGCGCCGGTCTGCTGGACGTGGACATCCTCATCGCGCACGGCACCGGCATCGTCGAGCAGGACCTTCCCCTGCTCCAGCAGGGCGGCGGCCGCATCGGGATCGCGACCGCGCCCAAGGGGTACCTGAAGTTCGGCTGGGACACGACCCCCATCAGGGCGCTGCACGCCATCGGCATCCCCGTCGGCCTCGCCACGGACGGCGCCGCGTCGAACAACACGCTCGACGTGTGGGAGAGCATGACGCTCACCGCGCTGGTCCAGAAGTCGGCGGAGCGCGACCCCCGTTGGCTCACCGCCCGGCAGGCGCTCGACCACGCGACCGCCCAGAGCGCACGCGTCACCGGGCTGGGGGAGCAGGTGGGTGCGCTCGCTCCGGGCCGGCGCGCCGATCTGATCCTGGTCGACCTCACCGGCCCCCATGTGCGCCCGCTGCACGACGTCGCGGCGGCGCTCGTCTTCAGCGCCCGGTCGGCGGACGTGCTGACCACGATCGTGGACGGCCGGGTCCTGATGCGCGACCGGAGGCTGCTGACGCTCGACGTCGAGGCCATCGCGGGTGAACTCGGCGCGCGACTGCCCGATCTGATCGACCGGGGTCATGGCCGTCGTATTCAGGAATACGACGCCGGAAGGTGA
- a CDS encoding SWIM zinc finger family protein: MTGRRPGAPRWDSRHRPDDRRRTFPQLAPRSGDESFAASWWGNAWVDALEDTALDPARLARGRAYAGRGQVDAITVTPGRVTAYVHGSRPRPYRADIRLRTLGDEDWDRLLDAAAARPDHIAALLDKDVPHALANAADLLPAPGDLIPDCSCPDDGFPCKHTAALCYQTARILDEDPLVLFLMRGRGEQEILAELARRNATRSAAERAAAARSGRTASGAEALGTVGAPPALAAVPAREALAPRTLPPLPPPLPVPQHPGRPPVYPQAPGAPDPLALDLLATEAAARAHTTLTTGRDPIAGLTPWQDAVRLAAAHPGSGLTASTRALYTVLARASGRTPTDLARAVAAWRQGGLAGLAVLEEEWDPPAGPFDRARPALAAAEFPGFRPRRNRLSTASLQLRLGRDGLWYGYESDPGRDDWWPRGTPDADPVGALAALLGR, translated from the coding sequence GTGACCGGCCGCCGGCCCGGGGCCCCGCGGTGGGACAGCCGGCACCGACCCGACGACCGGCGGCGGACGTTCCCGCAGCTCGCCCCGCGGTCCGGCGACGAGTCCTTCGCCGCGTCCTGGTGGGGCAACGCCTGGGTGGACGCGCTGGAGGACACCGCCCTGGACCCCGCCCGCCTCGCCCGCGGCCGTGCCTACGCCGGTCGCGGCCAGGTCGACGCGATCACCGTCACGCCCGGCCGTGTCACGGCGTACGTCCACGGCTCCCGCCCGCGCCCGTACCGTGCGGACATCAGGCTCCGCACGCTCGGCGACGAGGACTGGGACCGGCTGCTCGACGCCGCTGCGGCACGGCCCGACCACATCGCGGCCCTGCTCGACAAGGACGTTCCGCATGCGCTCGCGAACGCCGCGGACCTGCTGCCCGCACCCGGTGACCTGATCCCCGACTGCTCCTGCCCCGACGACGGATTCCCCTGCAAGCACACGGCCGCACTCTGCTACCAGACGGCCCGGATCCTCGACGAGGACCCGCTCGTGCTGTTCCTCATGCGCGGCCGCGGCGAGCAGGAGATCCTCGCCGAGCTCGCCCGGCGCAACGCGACGCGCTCGGCGGCGGAACGGGCCGCGGCCGCCAGGTCAGGACGCACGGCATCCGGTGCAGAGGCACTGGGTACGGTTGGTGCGCCGCCCGCGCTCGCGGCCGTCCCCGCCCGCGAAGCCCTCGCGCCGCGCACCCTGCCGCCGCTCCCGCCGCCCCTGCCCGTCCCACAGCACCCCGGCCGGCCACCCGTCTACCCCCAGGCGCCCGGCGCCCCCGATCCGCTCGCCCTCGACCTCCTCGCCACCGAGGCCGCGGCCCGCGCCCACACCACCCTGACGACCGGCCGGGACCCGATCGCCGGCCTCACCCCCTGGCAGGACGCGGTCCGGCTGGCCGCCGCCCACCCCGGCTCCGGACTCACCGCCTCGACCCGGGCGCTGTACACGGTGCTGGCTCGCGCCTCCGGCCGCACCCCGACGGACCTCGCCCGCGCCGTCGCGGCCTGGCGCCAGGGCGGGCTCGCGGGGCTGGCCGTCCTGGAGGAGGAGTGGGACCCGCCCGCCGGCCCCTTCGACCGGGCCCGGCCCGCCCTCGCCGCCGCCGAGTTCCCGGGCTTCCGCCCCCGGCGCAACCGCCTGTCGACCGCGTCGCTCCAACTGCGCCTGGGCCGCGACGGCTTGTGGTACGGCTATGAGTCCGACCCGGGCCGTGACGACTGGTGGCCCCGCGGCACCCCGGACGCCGACCCCGTGGGCGCACTGGCCGCACTGCTCGGCCGCTGA
- a CDS encoding DEAD/DEAH box helicase, with protein sequence MLHSSAAVFVPAALPREGRVAFWSPDGGVPGAPPGEPGPAAESAELTVVRPHGTGVRSRSVPAVILPVAEALPLLVRARHDAAAHPATACWGAAALHALHLVARGRLLPGLTPDDHDAWRAGPLDAEDIAHLRAIAAAMPYEAHATALAGARPLRVPEPEALVRAFLDAVADTLPRTPAAEHAAGRPFAATTPQHLPGARTWAAEAAAGMDAGVRISLRLDLSAYELFDIAEDGGAERQAGAALVQVHSLADPALVLDAARLWAGEGDEYFGPRARVDAALALRRAARVWAPLGRLMERDVPDVLPLTEDELYELLGEAAARLDAAGVAVHWPKELARTLSATAVVRSPAPGSATDGTPFFDSEQLLRFDWRLALDGDPLTEPEMDALAESHRPIVRLRDQWVVIDPALVRKARKRELGLLEPVDALAVALTGTAEVDGETVEAVPEGALATLRDRLTDGPAALAQPPGLDATLRDYQLRGLAWLDLMTSLGLGGCLADDMGLGKTVTVIALHLHRARPSGTGRRPHRAPTLVVCPASLLGNWQREIARFAPGVPVRRFHGAERTLDGVHETGDGPPGFVLTTYGTMRTSAADLAERQWGMVVADEAQHVKNPFSATARALRTIPAPARVALTGTPVENNLSELWSLLDWTTPGLLGPLKSFRARHARAVENNEHVENGEAVERLARLVRPFLLRRKKSDPGIVPELPPKTESDHPVPLTREQASLYEAVVRETMAQIESAEGMARRGLVMKLLTSLKQICNHPAQYLKEDASRLAARSGKLALLDELLDTILAEDGAVLVFTQYVAMARLIAGHLAARAIPAQLLHGSTPVPERERMVDRFQSGEIPVFILSLKAAGTGLNLTRAGHVVHYDRWWNPAVEDQATDRAYRIGQTQPVQVHRLIAEGTVEDRIAELLLSKRALADAVLGSGEAALTELTDRELADLVSLRRPA encoded by the coding sequence ATGCTGCACAGCTCTGCCGCGGTGTTCGTGCCGGCCGCGCTGCCGCGGGAAGGGCGGGTCGCCTTCTGGAGCCCGGACGGCGGCGTGCCGGGCGCGCCGCCGGGCGAGCCCGGCCCGGCCGCGGAGTCCGCCGAGCTGACGGTCGTCCGCCCGCACGGCACCGGCGTCCGCAGCCGCTCCGTCCCCGCCGTCATACTTCCGGTCGCCGAGGCGCTTCCGCTGCTCGTGCGCGCCCGGCACGACGCGGCGGCCCACCCCGCCACCGCCTGCTGGGGCGCTGCCGCCCTGCACGCCCTGCACCTGGTCGCTCGCGGCAGACTCCTGCCCGGTCTCACCCCCGACGACCACGACGCCTGGCGGGCCGGTCCGCTGGACGCCGAGGACATCGCGCATCTGCGCGCCATCGCCGCCGCCATGCCCTACGAGGCGCACGCCACTGCTCTGGCCGGCGCCCGTCCCCTGCGCGTGCCCGAGCCCGAGGCGCTGGTCAGAGCCTTCCTCGACGCCGTCGCCGACACCCTGCCGCGTACGCCCGCCGCCGAGCACGCGGCGGGGCGGCCGTTCGCCGCCACGACACCGCAGCATCTGCCCGGAGCCCGCACCTGGGCGGCCGAGGCGGCGGCCGGCATGGACGCGGGGGTCCGGATCTCGCTCCGTCTCGACCTGTCGGCGTACGAGCTGTTCGACATCGCGGAGGACGGCGGGGCCGAGCGGCAGGCGGGCGCCGCGCTCGTCCAGGTGCACAGCCTCGCCGATCCCGCGCTCGTCCTGGACGCCGCCCGGCTCTGGGCCGGCGAGGGAGACGAGTACTTCGGACCCCGGGCCCGCGTCGACGCCGCGCTCGCGCTGCGCCGGGCCGCCCGGGTGTGGGCCCCGCTGGGACGCCTCATGGAGCGCGACGTCCCCGACGTCCTGCCGCTCACCGAGGACGAGCTGTACGAACTGCTCGGCGAGGCCGCCGCACGGCTCGACGCGGCCGGGGTGGCCGTGCACTGGCCCAAGGAGCTCGCCCGGACACTCAGTGCGACCGCCGTCGTCCGCTCGCCCGCGCCCGGCTCCGCCACCGACGGCACGCCGTTCTTCGACAGCGAGCAGCTCCTCAGGTTCGACTGGCGGCTCGCCCTGGACGGGGACCCGCTGACCGAGCCCGAGATGGACGCACTCGCCGAGTCCCACCGCCCGATCGTGCGGCTGCGCGACCAGTGGGTCGTCATCGACCCCGCTCTCGTACGGAAGGCGCGCAAACGGGAGTTGGGGCTCCTGGAGCCGGTCGACGCCCTGGCCGTCGCGCTCACCGGCACCGCCGAGGTGGACGGTGAGACGGTCGAGGCCGTCCCCGAGGGCGCGCTGGCCACGCTGCGCGACCGGCTCACCGACGGCCCCGCCGCGCTCGCCCAGCCGCCGGGCCTGGACGCCACGCTGCGCGACTACCAGCTGCGCGGGCTCGCGTGGCTGGACCTGATGACCTCGCTCGGCCTCGGCGGCTGCCTCGCCGACGACATGGGCCTCGGCAAGACGGTCACGGTCATCGCCCTCCATCTCCACCGCGCCCGGCCCTCCGGCACCGGGCGCCGCCCTCACCGGGCGCCTACCCTCGTCGTGTGCCCCGCCTCGCTGCTCGGCAACTGGCAGCGGGAGATCGCCCGTTTCGCGCCGGGCGTTCCGGTGCGGCGCTTCCACGGCGCCGAGCGCACTCTCGACGGCGTCCACGAAACCGGCGACGGTCCGCCCGGTTTCGTCCTCACCACCTACGGGACCATGCGCACGAGCGCCGCCGACCTGGCCGAGCGGCAGTGGGGCATGGTCGTCGCCGACGAGGCGCAGCACGTCAAGAACCCCTTCTCCGCGACCGCCAGGGCACTGCGCACCATCCCCGCCCCCGCACGGGTCGCCCTCACCGGCACGCCCGTCGAGAACAACCTCTCCGAGCTCTGGTCCCTGCTCGACTGGACCACGCCGGGGCTCCTCGGCCCGCTGAAGTCCTTCCGGGCCCGCCACGCCCGCGCCGTCGAGAACAACGAGCACGTCGAGAACGGGGAGGCGGTGGAGCGGCTCGCCCGCCTCGTACGGCCGTTCCTGCTGCGCCGCAAGAAGTCCGACCCCGGCATCGTGCCCGAGCTGCCGCCCAAGACGGAGTCCGACCATCCCGTCCCGCTCACCCGGGAGCAGGCGTCGCTGTACGAGGCGGTGGTGCGCGAGACGATGGCGCAGATCGAGAGCGCGGAGGGCATGGCGCGGCGCGGCCTCGTCATGAAGCTGCTGACCTCGCTCAAGCAGATCTGCAACCACCCGGCCCAGTATCTGAAGGAGGACGCCTCCCGGCTCGCCGCCCGCTCCGGCAAGCTCGCCCTCCTCGACGAGCTGCTGGACACCATCCTGGCCGAGGACGGCGCGGTGCTCGTCTTCACGCAGTACGTCGCGATGGCGCGCCTCATCGCCGGACACCTCGCGGCACGGGCGATCCCGGCGCAGCTGCTCCACGGCTCCACGCCGGTGCCGGAGCGGGAGCGGATGGTGGACCGCTTCCAGTCCGGCGAGATCCCCGTCTTCATCCTCTCCCTCAAGGCCGCGGGCACCGGACTGAACCTGACCCGGGCGGGTCATGTCGTCCACTACGACCGGTGGTGGAACCCGGCGGTTGAGGACCAGGCCACCGACCGGGCGTACCGCATCGGCCAGACCCAGCCCGTGCAGGTCCACCGGCTCATCGCCGAGGGCACGGTGGAGGACCGGATCGCCGAACTGCTGCTCTCCAAGCGGGCGCTGGCCGACGCGGTGCTCGGCTCGGGAGAGGCGGCGCTGACCGAGCTCACCGACCGGGAGCTCGCCGACCTCGTCTCGCTGAGGAGGCCGGCATGA
- a CDS encoding slipin family protein, with protein sequence MVEELVAAGLAAGSACVVYVMAGARVIKQYERGVVFRLGRLRDRVREPGFTMIVPVVDRMHKVNMQIVTMPVPAQEGITRDNVTVRVDAVVYFKVVDAADAIVSVEDYRFAVSQMAQTSLRSIIGKSELDDLLSNREKLNQGLELMIDSPALGWGVSVDRVEIKDVSLPETMKRSMARQAEADRERRARVINADAELQASKKLAEAAHQMADAPSALQLRLLQTVMAVAAEKNSTLVLPIPVELLRFLERGGQPAPGTTPGAEARTAPEAVAPGTGTSGDEAAVEGPAGLTALDLPLPDAPDAPDAPDAPDAPSLTSTERSANAPDGAGAAETPGTSLEREVDGHRAVEEPR encoded by the coding sequence ATGGTCGAGGAACTGGTGGCGGCGGGTCTGGCAGCAGGATCTGCCTGCGTGGTCTACGTCATGGCCGGGGCCAGAGTCATCAAGCAGTACGAGCGGGGCGTGGTCTTCCGCCTCGGCCGGCTGCGGGACCGTGTCCGTGAGCCCGGCTTCACCATGATCGTTCCGGTCGTGGACCGGATGCACAAGGTGAACATGCAGATCGTGACGATGCCCGTGCCGGCCCAGGAGGGCATCACACGGGACAACGTCACGGTCCGCGTGGACGCCGTCGTCTACTTCAAGGTCGTGGACGCGGCCGATGCCATCGTCAGCGTCGAGGACTACCGCTTCGCCGTCTCGCAGATGGCGCAGACCTCGCTGCGCTCGATCATCGGCAAGAGCGAGCTCGACGATCTGCTGTCCAACCGCGAGAAGCTCAACCAGGGTCTGGAGCTGATGATCGACAGCCCCGCGCTCGGATGGGGAGTGAGCGTCGACCGGGTCGAGATCAAGGACGTGTCGCTGCCGGAGACCATGAAGCGCTCGATGGCACGGCAGGCGGAGGCGGACCGGGAGCGCCGGGCCCGGGTCATCAACGCCGACGCGGAACTCCAGGCGTCGAAGAAGCTGGCCGAGGCGGCGCATCAGATGGCCGACGCACCGTCCGCGCTGCAGCTGCGGCTGCTCCAGACGGTGATGGCCGTGGCCGCCGAGAAGAACTCGACGCTGGTGCTGCCCATCCCGGTGGAGCTGCTGCGCTTCCTGGAGCGCGGCGGGCAGCCTGCCCCGGGGACGACACCGGGTGCCGAGGCGCGGACCGCTCCGGAGGCCGTCGCTCCGGGGACCGGTACCTCGGGCGATGAAGCGGCCGTCGAAGGGCCCGCGGGGCTGACCGCCCTGGACCTGCCGCTCCCCGACGCCCCCGACGCCCCCGACGCCCCCGACGCCCCCGACGCCCCGAGTCTCACGAGTACCGAGAGGTCCGCGAACGCCCCGGACGGGGCGGGGGCGGCGGAGACGCCCGGCACGTCGTTGGAGCGTGAGGTGGACGGCCACCGGGCCGTCGAGGAACCCAGGTGA
- a CDS encoding DoxX family protein: protein MSTHRSTAATTGADAGTNASGATITSYGAPTSRRTHLAVLSLQILIALFLAVPSAVPKLIGHESAAAGFDEIGFGDWFMYLVGALELAGAVALVIPVLSGVSALALIGLMIGAFVTQVTVFGGEYWFTPLLVAIPLAVIARVRRDRTARLLALVTGRARS, encoded by the coding sequence ATGTCCACTCACCGCTCGACCGCCGCCACCACGGGTGCCGACGCCGGCACGAACGCCTCGGGCGCCACGATCACCTCGTACGGCGCGCCCACGAGCCGCCGCACCCACCTCGCCGTGCTCTCGCTGCAGATCCTGATCGCACTCTTCCTCGCCGTCCCGAGCGCGGTCCCGAAGCTCATCGGGCACGAGTCGGCCGCGGCGGGGTTCGACGAGATCGGCTTCGGCGATTGGTTCATGTACCTGGTCGGGGCGCTGGAACTGGCCGGGGCCGTGGCGCTTGTGATCCCCGTCCTGTCCGGGGTCTCGGCGCTCGCGCTGATCGGCCTGATGATCGGCGCCTTCGTCACCCAGGTGACCGTCTTCGGCGGGGAGTACTGGTTCACCCCGCTCCTGGTGGCGATCCCGCTCGCGGTCATCGCCCGGGTCCGCCGGGACCGTACGGCCCGGCTTCTCGCCCTCGTCACCGGGCGGGCGAGGTCCTAG
- a CDS encoding DUF6343 family protein, with product MRTGNEPTTARSPLRLRFWLSVWGLLWAVAGTALFALAERPGWAITCAVLCLIIAADLMVVVHRLHQGPHYQPGPGIPPYEPDHGDNGPYRRPTPGPPPSRDHAPDH from the coding sequence ATGCGCACCGGGAACGAGCCGACGACCGCGCGCAGCCCCCTTCGCCTGCGGTTCTGGCTGAGTGTGTGGGGGCTGCTCTGGGCCGTCGCGGGCACGGCCTTGTTCGCGCTCGCCGAGCGGCCGGGCTGGGCGATCACCTGCGCGGTGCTGTGCCTGATCATCGCGGCCGATCTGATGGTGGTGGTGCACCGGCTCCACCAGGGGCCGCACTATCAGCCGGGCCCCGGCATCCCGCCGTACGAACCCGATCACGGCGACAACGGGCCGTACCGCCGTCCCACCCCCGGGCCGCCGCCCTCCCGGGACCACGCCCCGGACCACTGA
- a CDS encoding tetratricopeptide repeat protein: protein MSETNPATHVIDFRAAEHLLAARDPRGAIKLLDSVIAAHPESRAARLLRARAYFAAAQLRAAEREFQHIVDHEPDNAFAHFALARTFQRSGRPEQAIRHFRLAAALDPKPEYLEAARFEN, encoded by the coding sequence GTGTCCGAGACGAACCCGGCGACTCACGTCATCGATTTCCGCGCGGCAGAGCACCTGCTCGCGGCGAGGGACCCACGCGGCGCCATCAAGCTGCTCGACTCGGTGATCGCCGCCCACCCGGAGAGCAGAGCGGCGCGCCTGCTGCGAGCCCGCGCCTACTTCGCGGCGGCGCAATTGAGGGCCGCCGAGCGCGAGTTCCAGCACATCGTGGACCACGAGCCGGACAATGCCTTCGCGCACTTCGCGCTCGCGCGCACCTTCCAGCGCTCCGGCCGCCCGGAGCAGGCCATCCGGCATTTCCGGCTGGCCGCGGCGCTCGACCCCAAGCCGGAGTACCTGGAAGCGGCTCGCTTCGAGAACTGA